The following proteins are co-located in the Gloeocapsa sp. PCC 7428 genome:
- a CDS encoding type IV pilus twitching motility protein PilT, translated as MTESQRLPIPAPAVPRVPPMPLPKSRVSNHSDRDVTQLQMQTVAQLNTSPTESAQNSTTTAPTLAQLVREAHDKGISDLHLGVGEVPRFRERGEIIVTDYPKTDEATFTSWVKEILTDQQIQQFYEHLEYDGATQYEGVARVRINLFVALNGPAMVLRLIPLKILTLEQLSLPPVFRDLCHYHKGLILVTGPTGSGKSTTLAAMVDYINQEMPKHIISIEDPVEFVHKSKKSLIKQREVGIHTLKFDNALKASLREDPDIILIGEMRDRETVNTALKAAQTGHLVFGTLHTNSAVKTIERILNLYNPDEQGPMRIQVAESLVAVIAQSLVRTTDNKRAAIHEIMINTDAIKDYIIRNEVEEIEAIIPRCNFEGMCTMNQSIYRLYEEGRLTEETALEASPKPNEMAMILRGRV; from the coding sequence ATGACAGAATCACAGCGTCTACCAATTCCTGCACCAGCAGTTCCCCGCGTACCACCGATGCCATTACCAAAATCCAGAGTCTCGAATCATTCGGATAGAGATGTTACACAACTACAGATGCAAACTGTTGCTCAGCTCAATACATCGCCTACTGAATCTGCACAAAATTCAACAACTACAGCCCCAACCTTAGCGCAATTAGTGCGCGAAGCTCATGATAAAGGCATTTCAGATTTACACTTGGGTGTTGGTGAAGTGCCTCGTTTCCGCGAACGTGGAGAAATTATTGTTACTGATTATCCCAAAACAGACGAAGCGACGTTTACTAGCTGGGTGAAAGAAATTCTCACAGATCAACAAATCCAGCAATTTTATGAGCATTTAGAATATGACGGTGCGACGCAGTACGAAGGAGTAGCGCGCGTACGCATTAACTTGTTTGTGGCGCTGAATGGTCCAGCGATGGTGCTGCGATTGATTCCGTTAAAAATTCTGACGCTAGAACAACTCAGTCTACCGCCCGTTTTTCGCGATTTGTGCCACTACCATAAAGGATTAATTTTGGTAACAGGACCAACAGGTTCGGGTAAGTCTACGACGCTAGCAGCGATGGTAGATTACATCAATCAAGAAATGCCCAAACACATTATCTCGATTGAAGACCCTGTGGAATTTGTACATAAAAGTAAAAAGTCCCTCATTAAGCAGCGGGAAGTGGGCATTCATACGTTGAAATTTGATAATGCGCTAAAAGCATCGTTGCGCGAAGACCCAGATATTATTCTGATTGGGGAGATGCGCGATCGCGAAACGGTCAATACAGCTTTAAAAGCCGCGCAAACCGGACACCTTGTCTTTGGAACTTTGCACACTAACAGTGCCGTTAAAACGATTGAAAGAATTTTGAACCTCTACAACCCTGATGAACAAGGTCCCATGCGCATTCAGGTAGCAGAATCTCTCGTTGCAGTTATTGCGCAAAGCCTTGTGCGGACAACGGACAACAAACGCGCCGCAATTCACGAAATTATGATTAATACAGACGCAATCAAGGATTACATCATCCGCAACGAAGTTGAAGAAATAGAGGCAATCATTCCGCGCTGCAACTTTGAAGGAATGTGTACGATGAATCAATCGATTTATCGATTATACGAAGAAGGAAGGTTAACAGAAGAAACGGCGTTAGAGGCATCACCCAAGCCAAACGAGATGGCGATGATTTTACGCGGTAGAGTTTAG
- a CDS encoding YegS/Rv2252/BmrU family lipid kinase, producing the protein MPLKKIKDFAPSYLESFNGKDIIGFNVYTDKTREKVGYIKDILVDETGYFRYLVVDFGLWIFNKQVMLPVGYLRIDYDAERVYVLELERKQVESLPAYNDQVAVDREYEENLRAAYAQLAINIESVQLEEVPQITPTEPEEANYNYAQAADLYELNDRNHRVIKEYQDRLIAKNQTRQEAIPKQRITENQISEQVIVSSASSNQVISTQRQTRSACLIFNPVAGQSDSEQDLATIRSMLEPEFELDIRMTTPEKDADEIAKEAVEQGAQIIIASGGDGTLSAAAEAVVGTGIPLGVISRGTANAFATALGIPATIPAACQTILDGKTRVVDAAYCNGRPMVLLAGVGFEAETVERADREAKNRFGMLAYVLAGIQELRNLESFETRIETEDKVITLNAAAVTVANAAPPTSVLAQGPAELLIDDGLLDVTIVAPTNTMSAIAAAYNLLQSAYSGEVANRPDTGFLRARSIKISTNPPQKVVVDGELVGNTPIDVECVPGGLTIIVPTVPEEGATEKLAGLPNLRVESKEPPATS; encoded by the coding sequence ATGCCCCTTAAAAAGATTAAGGATTTTGCTCCAAGTTATCTTGAATCTTTTAATGGTAAAGATATCATTGGTTTTAATGTTTATACAGATAAGACACGAGAAAAAGTTGGCTACATAAAAGATATTTTAGTAGATGAGACAGGATACTTTCGCTATTTGGTTGTTGACTTTGGCTTGTGGATATTTAACAAGCAAGTTATGCTTCCAGTAGGATATTTGCGTATTGATTATGATGCCGAGCGAGTTTATGTCTTAGAGTTAGAGCGCAAACAAGTAGAAAGTCTTCCTGCTTACAATGACCAAGTAGCAGTAGATAGAGAATATGAGGAGAACCTACGAGCAGCGTATGCACAGCTAGCAATCAACATCGAATCTGTGCAATTAGAAGAAGTTCCCCAAATTACGCCCACTGAACCAGAAGAAGCTAACTATAATTATGCACAAGCAGCAGATTTATATGAATTAAATGACCGCAATCATCGAGTTATTAAAGAGTATCAAGATAGACTAATTGCTAAAAATCAAACACGTCAGGAAGCAATACCTAAGCAACGCATCACAGAAAACCAAATAAGCGAACAAGTCATTGTTTCTTCTGCGTCTAGCAATCAAGTTATCAGCACTCAAAGACAGACTCGTTCAGCTTGCTTGATTTTTAATCCTGTAGCAGGTCAATCTGATTCCGAACAAGACTTAGCAACAATTAGAAGTATGCTAGAGCCTGAATTTGAGCTTGATATTCGGATGACGACTCCTGAGAAAGACGCTGACGAAATTGCCAAAGAAGCTGTGGAACAAGGCGCACAAATTATTATCGCATCTGGGGGAGATGGTACGCTTTCTGCGGCGGCAGAAGCTGTAGTCGGGACGGGGATTCCGTTGGGTGTGATCTCGCGCGGGACAGCAAATGCTTTTGCAACGGCTTTAGGCATTCCGGCGACAATTCCCGCAGCTTGTCAAACAATATTAGATGGTAAAACCCGCGTCGTCGATGCTGCGTATTGTAATGGTAGACCAATGGTGTTACTCGCAGGAGTAGGATTTGAGGCGGAAACCGTCGAACGTGCCGATCGCGAAGCAAAAAATCGCTTTGGTATGCTTGCATATGTTTTAGCAGGTATTCAAGAGTTACGTAATTTAGAGTCTTTTGAAACTCGAATTGAAACCGAAGATAAAGTGATAACCTTAAATGCAGCCGCAGTAACGGTCGCGAATGCTGCGCCACCTACCTCTGTACTAGCGCAAGGACCAGCAGAATTATTGATTGATGATGGTTTACTCGATGTTACAATCGTTGCACCGACAAATACAATGAGCGCGATCGCGGCTGCGTATAACCTCTTACAATCTGCTTACAGTGGCGAAGTTGCGAATAGACCTGATACCGGTTTCTTACGAGCGAGAAGTATTAAAATTTCCACCAATCCACCCCAAAAAGTAGTTGTAGATGGCGAATTGGTTGGCAATACACCCATTGACGTTGAGTGTGTACCTGGAGGATTAACAATTATTGTCCCGACGGTTCCTGAAGAAGGCGCTACAGAGAAATTAGCAGGATTACCTAATCTGCGAGTAGAGTCCAAAGAACCGCCAGCAACGAGTTGA
- the wecB gene encoding non-hydrolyzing UDP-N-acetylglucosamine 2-epimerase has protein sequence MAKVNKICIILGTRPEAIKMAPVIQVFQRSPRFDTQVILTGQHIEMVAQVMQLFDLEANQNLAIMQPKQTLTDITCRSLQGLETLFEQLQPQLVLVQGDTTTAFAAALAAFYQKIPVGHVEAGLRTDDVFNPYPEEANRRLISQLTQLHFAPTTLAVENLQRSGVLGKIHQTGNTVIDALLSVAQSQPACDIPGLEWGKYRVLLATVHRRENWGEPLLKIAEGFLQILEEFPDTALLLPLHRNPIVREPLQAALSHHPRVFLTEPLDYAELVGAIARSHLLLTDSGGLQEEAPSLGKPVLVLRETTERPEAIAAGTAKLVGTDPAQIVTTASVLLSNADAYQAMATAINPFGDGHAAERILQIVTEYLDEQAFG, from the coding sequence ATGGCAAAGGTAAACAAGATCTGCATTATTTTGGGTACGCGACCGGAAGCAATTAAAATGGCTCCGGTCATTCAAGTTTTTCAGCGATCGCCGCGCTTTGACACGCAAGTGATATTAACAGGTCAACACATTGAAATGGTTGCACAAGTCATGCAGCTATTTGACCTCGAAGCGAACCAAAATCTCGCAATTATGCAACCAAAGCAAACGCTTACTGATATTACTTGTCGCAGCTTACAAGGATTAGAAACCTTATTTGAGCAACTCCAGCCACAACTAGTCTTAGTTCAAGGCGATACGACGACGGCTTTTGCCGCAGCTTTGGCAGCGTTTTATCAAAAAATTCCCGTAGGTCATGTAGAAGCAGGTTTACGTACCGATGATGTTTTTAATCCTTATCCCGAAGAAGCCAATCGGCGGTTGATATCGCAGCTTACTCAATTACACTTTGCTCCCACGACGCTGGCGGTAGAAAATTTGCAACGATCCGGAGTCTTAGGAAAAATTCATCAAACGGGTAATACAGTCATTGATGCGCTGTTATCAGTTGCCCAAAGCCAGCCTGCGTGCGATATACCTGGTTTGGAGTGGGGAAAATACCGTGTTTTATTAGCAACGGTGCATCGGCGTGAAAATTGGGGAGAACCCCTCCTGAAAATTGCAGAAGGATTTTTACAAATCTTAGAGGAGTTTCCTGACACAGCTTTGCTTTTACCGTTGCATCGCAATCCAATTGTGCGCGAACCGTTGCAAGCGGCGTTGAGTCATCACCCGCGCGTGTTTTTAACTGAACCATTAGATTATGCCGAGTTGGTCGGAGCAATTGCGCGATCGCACTTACTGCTGACCGATTCAGGAGGATTGCAAGAAGAAGCGCCTTCATTAGGAAAACCAGTGCTAGTCCTGCGCGAAACAACCGAAAGACCCGAAGCGATCGCGGCGGGGACTGCCAAATTAGTAGGAACTGATCCAGCACAAATTGTTACCACAGCTAGCGTACTGTTAAGTAACGCCGATGCTTATCAAGCTATGGCAACTGCGATTAATCCTTTTGGTGACGGTCACGCAGCCGAGCGAATCTTGCAAATTGTAACAGAATATCTGGATGAGCAAGCCTTTGGGTAA
- a CDS encoding FIST N-terminal domain-containing protein, giving the protein MQWANAVSTRASLEAAVAEVVDKASALLQSPADLGLVFISAAFTSEYPRLLPLLQEKLRNIKVLIGCGGGGIIGTNQHAVQEFEGVPALSLSLAQLPGVTVTPFHIAAEQLPDPDSPPKAWVDLFGVSPAEQPQFILLSDPFSSGVNDLLQGIDYAYPGSITVGGLASGSQTPGRIGLFCNDKLYRSGTVGVALSGNIVLDTIVAQGCRPIGEPYRVSASERNILLALEEQPPLEVLRDLISSLSDADRQLAEHSLFIGVVRDEFKQNLEHGDFLIRNLLGVDPKVGAIAVADLVRPGQRIQFHLRDAETSADDLEWLLQRYQQTHSHVSPTGALMFSCLGRGEMLYGKPNFDSQLFSSYMPNIPMGGFFGNGEIGPVGGSTFLHGYTSVFAICRQP; this is encoded by the coding sequence ATGCAGTGGGCAAACGCCGTATCAACTCGTGCTTCGCTCGAAGCAGCCGTCGCAGAAGTTGTCGATAAAGCTTCTGCTTTGTTACAGTCACCCGCCGATCTTGGGTTAGTTTTTATTTCTGCTGCCTTTACAAGCGAATATCCCCGCCTGCTTCCGTTGTTACAAGAAAAGCTACGCAATATCAAAGTTCTGATTGGTTGTGGTGGTGGGGGGATTATTGGGACGAATCAACACGCAGTGCAGGAGTTTGAGGGCGTACCTGCATTAAGTCTGAGTTTAGCGCAACTACCAGGAGTTACAGTTACACCTTTTCATATTGCGGCAGAGCAACTCCCCGATCCTGATAGTCCGCCGAAAGCGTGGGTAGATTTATTTGGTGTTTCACCTGCTGAGCAACCCCAATTTATTTTGCTATCCGATCCTTTTTCTTCAGGCGTAAATGATTTATTGCAAGGCATAGATTATGCTTACCCAGGTTCGATTACGGTAGGCGGGTTAGCAAGTGGTAGTCAAACTCCTGGGCGAATTGGTTTATTCTGCAATGATAAGCTATACCGTTCAGGAACTGTGGGCGTTGCCTTGAGCGGCAATATTGTTCTAGATACGATTGTGGCGCAAGGATGCCGACCGATTGGCGAGCCTTACCGCGTCAGCGCTTCTGAACGTAACATTTTACTTGCTTTGGAAGAACAACCGCCTTTAGAAGTGTTGCGCGATTTAATTTCGAGTTTAAGCGATGCGGATCGGCAATTAGCTGAACATTCGTTGTTTATCGGAGTCGTGCGCGACGAGTTTAAGCAGAATCTAGAACATGGAGATTTTTTGATTCGTAATTTATTAGGAGTCGATCCGAAAGTAGGAGCGATCGCCGTTGCGGATTTAGTTCGCCCTGGACAGCGCATTCAGTTTCACCTACGAGATGCAGAAACTTCAGCGGATGATTTGGAATGGTTGCTACAACGTTATCAGCAGACGCATTCTCATGTATCACCTACTGGGGCGCTGATGTTTTCTTGTTTAGGGCGTGGCGAAATGCTCTATGGTAAACCTAATTTTGATTCGCAGTTATTTAGTAGTTATATGCCAAATATTCCCATGGGCGGTTTTTTTGGGAATGGGGAAATCGGTCCTGTAGGCGGGAGTACTTTTTTGCATGGGTATACCTCAGTCTTTGCAATTTGTCGCCAACCTTAA
- a CDS encoding metallophosphoesterase, which yields MEFVSDPPISVKIEKMKQRVRWQDPVIFERQIDQTRFVLASEEEDSPEFSFLVIGDSGSGKHRKHNPQRQIAKKMLEHRDRARFILHTGDVVYLVGSSEYYPKNFIEPYKEFIVGGEKQKKIAYDEMVFKTPILPVLGNHDYYDLPLIYGLMGGVTLPLRRILKLRLDLDIGWHGSNQGKAYAKAFIDYLKAFDTDAELQRHLDKHYTATTSTGRCLIYKPGEFTRLPYRYYTFRSGGIDFFALDSNTFNAPSPLPTTGEGAAYRRTLEGRIYELEQEKLQIMEEASKLNANSPEEAERLDDLEAKLEQVEEVKLDIDKQLVADETTVTDFEQLTWLRQRLIESWNTPEVRGRVVYLHHPPYVTESTKWYQAQTLAVRRNLRWVLDEVAKELGGLPQQHPIVDLVLTGHAHCLEHLSTGDTGHADSYINWIICGGSGYSLRRQRKEGAQLHETVGDTEREVARSHLYLGRSGHGSHKRRPYSFLRIDVKAGNPAKFVVQPFVAERYQRKWVDREIESFVI from the coding sequence ATGGAATTTGTGTCCGACCCGCCGATATCCGTGAAAATTGAGAAAATGAAACAACGGGTACGGTGGCAAGACCCAGTTATATTTGAACGACAAATTGACCAAACGCGGTTTGTGCTTGCATCTGAGGAGGAAGATAGTCCAGAATTTTCATTTCTAGTTATTGGCGATAGTGGTTCAGGAAAACATCGCAAACACAATCCGCAACGTCAGATCGCGAAAAAAATGTTGGAGCATCGCGATCGCGCCCGCTTTATCCTGCATACAGGTGATGTTGTTTATTTAGTCGGGTCAAGCGAATACTATCCAAAAAACTTTATCGAGCCTTACAAAGAATTTATTGTCGGGGGCGAAAAACAAAAAAAAATTGCTTACGACGAGATGGTGTTTAAAACACCAATTTTGCCCGTATTAGGCAATCACGACTACTATGACCTGCCATTAATTTATGGTTTAATGGGAGGCGTAACGTTGCCCTTGCGGCGAATATTGAAGCTACGATTAGATTTAGATATTGGTTGGCATGGTTCTAATCAAGGCAAAGCTTACGCAAAAGCCTTTATTGACTACTTAAAGGCGTTTGATACCGATGCAGAATTGCAGCGCCATCTAGATAAACATTACACGGCGACAACGAGTACCGGTCGCTGTTTGATTTATAAACCAGGAGAGTTTACCCGACTGCCTTACCGATATTACACTTTTCGTAGCGGTGGTATTGATTTTTTTGCTTTAGACTCGAATACATTCAACGCTCCATCACCTCTACCCACTACAGGCGAAGGCGCAGCTTATCGGCGGACTTTAGAAGGTCGTATTTATGAATTAGAGCAAGAAAAGCTGCAAATCATGGAGGAAGCAAGCAAGCTCAATGCGAATTCACCGGAAGAAGCTGAAAGACTTGACGATCTAGAAGCAAAGTTAGAACAAGTCGAGGAAGTCAAACTTGACATTGATAAGCAATTAGTAGCAGATGAGACTACAGTTACTGATTTTGAGCAATTGACGTGGCTGCGACAAAGACTCATTGAATCGTGGAACACGCCAGAAGTGCGCGGTAGAGTTGTGTATTTGCATCATCCACCTTATGTTACTGAGTCAACAAAGTGGTATCAAGCGCAAACTTTAGCAGTACGTCGTAATCTCCGTTGGGTACTTGATGAAGTTGCCAAAGAACTAGGCGGGCTACCACAGCAACATCCAATTGTCGATTTAGTTTTGACAGGTCATGCACATTGCTTAGAGCATCTGTCTACAGGAGATACCGGACACGCTGATTCTTATATCAATTGGATTATTTGTGGTGGAAGTGGCTACAGCTTAAGACGACAGCGTAAAGAAGGCGCACAGCTACACGAAACCGTTGGTGATACTGAACGCGAAGTCGCGCGATCGCATCTCTATCTTGGTCGCAGCGGTCACGGTTCGCACAAACGACGACCCTATTCATTCCTACGCATCGATGTGAAAGCAGGCAATCCTGCTAAGTTTGTTGTTCAGCCTTTTGTTGCGGAAAGATATCAACGCAAGTGGGTAGATCGCGAAATCGAGTCGTTTGTCATTTGA
- a CDS encoding Ycf66 family protein produces MLAYILALAVGFFSLAIYMAAFFFPEVHRKGDFVWSGVGLFYALVLWVCSGRITGGVLLGQVAGVALLGWSVTQTLSLRRQLTPRLSQTVAPSAEEVKSTVQEKVAKSSFFSKLSQLTKRGDNSATTAKERLQQLSEQTKVPETVSSTTAASTTPTTNNIANSIQIIDNRTSTAEQLAATATQQSTPVEAVTESISEVAPPDALAADEVIQPASEATSDLAEETASPSVADPTTIEATSEPSELVRPNPPDPELVEAALKDAEEKHQEAAPPDPETPENPSPS; encoded by the coding sequence ATGCTGGCATACATCCTGGCGTTGGCGGTAGGTTTTTTTAGCCTCGCTATCTACATGGCAGCTTTCTTTTTTCCTGAGGTACACCGCAAAGGTGACTTTGTTTGGAGCGGGGTAGGATTATTCTACGCCTTAGTCTTATGGGTGTGTTCTGGACGCATCACAGGGGGTGTTCTACTCGGTCAAGTGGCTGGCGTTGCTTTATTAGGTTGGTCAGTTACCCAAACGCTTTCACTCCGACGACAACTCACTCCACGTCTTTCGCAAACTGTAGCACCAAGTGCGGAGGAAGTGAAAAGCACTGTTCAGGAGAAAGTTGCCAAGTCCTCATTCTTTTCTAAGCTCTCGCAATTGACTAAGCGTGGAGACAATAGTGCGACCACTGCAAAAGAACGATTGCAACAATTGAGCGAACAAACAAAAGTCCCAGAAACGGTTTCCTCAACAACTGCCGCAAGCACTACACCTACAACTAACAACATTGCGAACTCAATTCAAATTATTGATAATCGTACGTCTACAGCAGAGCAATTAGCTGCTACTGCAACACAACAAAGTACTCCTGTAGAAGCAGTAACGGAAAGTATCTCAGAAGTGGCTCCGCCTGATGCTCTCGCAGCCGACGAAGTAATTCAACCTGCTAGCGAAGCAACATCAGATCTCGCTGAGGAAACAGCAAGCCCCTCAGTTGCAGACCCAACCACAATAGAAGCCACATCTGAACCATCCGAATTGGTGCGCCCTAATCCACCTGATCCAGAACTGGTAGAAGCTGCACTCAAAGATGCTGAAGAAAAACATCAAGAAGCTGCACCACCAGACCCAGAAACGCCTGAAAATCCCTCGCCAAGTTGA
- the gndA gene encoding NADP-dependent phosphogluconate dehydrogenase: MTQQSFGVIGLAVMGENLALNVERNGFPIAVYNRTPEKTDAFMHTRAQGKNAKAAYSLEEFVGLLERPRKILIMVKAGAPVDAVIDQLKPLLDEGDIIIDGGNSLYDDTARRTRELEPLGFRFIGMGVSGGEEGALNGPSLMPGGTKSSYEYLEPILTKIAAQVEDGPCVTYVGPGGAGHYVKMVHNGIEYGDMQLIAEAYDLLKSVLGLDHNRLHEIFAEWNTTEELNSFLIEITADIFRYIDPDTNQPLVEQILDAAGQKGTGRWTVQSALELGIAIPTITAAVNARVMSSFKKERVAAAQVLTGPTAKYEGDAEAFIDMIRDALYCSKICSYAQGMAQLAAASKVYSYNLNLSEMARIWKGGCIIRAGFLGKIQHAYQEDPDLLNLLLAPEFKQSILDRQNAWREVVATAAKLGIAVPAFSASLDYFDSYRRDRLPQNLTQAQRDYFGAHTYERVDKEGFFHTEWAQFDEASLQTSTPEPLQADPATTNA, from the coding sequence ATGACACAGCAAAGCTTTGGTGTAATCGGCTTAGCCGTTATGGGCGAAAATTTAGCTCTTAACGTCGAGCGCAATGGTTTTCCGATCGCTGTCTACAATCGCACCCCAGAAAAAACAGATGCCTTCATGCACACGCGCGCGCAGGGCAAGAACGCGAAAGCTGCATACTCGCTTGAAGAATTTGTTGGCTTGCTTGAGCGACCCCGAAAAATTTTGATTATGGTGAAAGCGGGAGCACCTGTTGATGCCGTTATAGACCAGCTTAAACCCTTACTAGATGAGGGCGACATCATCATCGATGGTGGAAATTCTTTGTATGACGATACGGCGCGACGCACCCGTGAATTAGAGCCACTAGGTTTTAGATTTATTGGTATGGGTGTTAGCGGCGGTGAAGAAGGGGCGTTAAATGGTCCTAGTTTGATGCCAGGCGGTACAAAAAGCTCTTACGAATACTTAGAGCCAATTTTGACAAAAATTGCGGCTCAAGTAGAGGATGGTCCTTGCGTTACCTACGTTGGTCCTGGCGGCGCTGGGCATTATGTCAAGATGGTACACAACGGTATTGAGTACGGCGATATGCAGCTGATTGCAGAAGCTTACGATTTACTCAAAAGTGTTCTCGGTCTTGACCACAATCGACTGCACGAGATTTTTGCCGAATGGAATACTACCGAAGAACTAAATTCGTTTCTTATTGAAATTACCGCAGATATTTTTAGGTACATCGACCCCGATACCAATCAACCACTCGTTGAGCAAATTCTTGATGCTGCTGGACAAAAAGGAACTGGACGCTGGACAGTGCAAAGTGCGTTAGAACTCGGTATTGCTATTCCGACAATCACCGCCGCAGTCAATGCCCGCGTGATGTCTTCATTCAAAAAGGAACGCGTTGCGGCTGCGCAAGTTCTTACAGGTCCTACAGCTAAGTACGAGGGCGACGCAGAAGCTTTTATTGATATGATTCGCGATGCGCTGTACTGCTCGAAGATCTGTTCTTACGCACAAGGAATGGCACAACTAGCGGCTGCATCAAAAGTGTATTCCTATAACCTGAATTTAAGTGAGATGGCTCGCATTTGGAAGGGTGGTTGTATTATCCGCGCTGGTTTCTTAGGTAAGATTCAACACGCTTATCAAGAAGACCCAGATTTACTTAACTTACTTCTAGCTCCAGAATTTAAGCAATCAATTTTGGATCGGCAGAATGCTTGGCGCGAAGTGGTAGCTACCGCCGCTAAATTAGGAATTGCTGTACCTGCGTTTAGTGCTTCATTGGATTACTTTGACAGTTATCGACGCGATCGCTTACCTCAAAACCTCACTCAAGCACAACGTGACTACTTTGGCGCGCATACTTATGAAAGAGTTGATAAAGAAGGATTCTTCCATACCGAATGGGCGCAATTTGACGAAGCGTCTCTACAAACTTCAACACCGGAACCTTTACAGGCAGATCCAGCGACAACCAACGCTTAG
- a CDS encoding circadian clock KaiB family protein has product MNQAKSRDTEIFKGIALFTPGGDLIYCIDPSKQGRWHLHLCAGLQEILNLSEPPHFLVPCYTATIDRWLDPQTQQIQTYAEAYPLVLRYQALLNAVFQTDVVWQAAPVAEGLCDPILLTTYRATFPQLWEENDLVVRFERSRPESLSTQHAQTPYVLHLFVAGHSATTERILQSLRQVLEQFHYPYTLKVIDVIKHPEQAEIDQVAATPTLVKVSPKPMRRLVGDLDNVERLLQILTSPEV; this is encoded by the coding sequence TTGAATCAAGCTAAATCGAGAGATACAGAAATATTTAAAGGTATTGCGCTATTTACGCCAGGGGGAGATCTTATTTACTGCATCGACCCTAGCAAACAAGGTCGTTGGCATTTACATCTGTGTGCAGGTTTACAAGAAATACTCAACTTATCAGAACCGCCACACTTTTTAGTGCCTTGCTATACGGCAACGATTGACCGATGGTTAGACCCACAAACGCAGCAGATCCAAACATACGCTGAAGCATATCCGCTCGTACTGCGGTATCAAGCTTTATTAAATGCGGTGTTTCAAACTGATGTGGTTTGGCAAGCTGCGCCTGTTGCAGAGGGCTTATGCGATCCGATTTTGCTAACTACGTATCGTGCGACGTTTCCACAACTCTGGGAAGAAAACGATCTTGTTGTGCGTTTTGAGCGATCGCGACCTGAATCGTTAAGTACTCAACACGCACAAACACCCTACGTTTTGCACCTCTTTGTCGCTGGGCATAGTGCAACAACCGAGCGCATTCTACAAAGTCTACGGCAAGTACTTGAGCAATTTCACTATCCATATACGCTCAAAGTCATTGATGTGATCAAGCATCCTGAGCAAGCCGAGATCGATCAAGTCGCAGCCACACCAACACTTGTGAAAGTTTCTCCAAAACCGATGCGGCGGTTAGTTGGCGATTTAGACAATGTTGAGAGATTGTTACAAATATTAACTTCTCCTGAGGTATAA